A stretch of DNA from Tsuneonella amylolytica:
GGTCGAGGATCTCTACGCCCGGCTCGATTATTCCCCCCGCCAGGTCCAGCGGCTGGTCGCGTGCTATTTCGGGTCGAACCCGACGCACCTTGCGCGCAAGTATCGCGCCACGCGGGTCGCCGCGCTGCTCGCCCAGCCGGGCATCGACGATCACGCGGTGGCCGCGCTCACCGATCATTTCTACGACCAGCCGCACATGATCCGCGAAATCCGCGAATTCATCGGACGCACGCCCGCGCGCCTCGGAAAGGGAGACGCGCCGATCCTGGAAGCGGTCGTCAACGTGCGCAACTTCGTGCAGATCAAGCCGCACATCGCGCCGTTGCCGGAAGACCTCGCACCGGTTGAAAAGGACGCCGACGACGCCTAGGTGGCAATTCGGAACGAAACGGTCCGAATTGAACCCCCAAGGTTTTCCGCAGTGCGCCTGTCCAACTTCGCCGACTATGCCGTCGTCACCATGAGTGCCGCCGCCCGCCACTGCGGCGGCGCGCGCACGAGTGCGGGCGAACTGGCGATCGAGACCGGGCTGCCGGCGCCCACGGTGGCCAAGGTGGTGAGCAAGCTCACCGCGGCGGGCCTGCTGCGATCGGTCCGCGGGGCGAAGGGCGGGCTGCAGCTCGCGCGTCCGGCGGCGGCCATCAGCCTCGCCGACATTGTCGAGGCGGTGGAAGGGCCGATCGCGCTCGCCGCCTGCATCGAGGGCGAAGACTGCGCCGCCCACCACGATTGCCGGGTGCGCCCGCACTGGCCGATCGTCAACGAAACCTTGCGCGGCGCGCTGGCGGGCGTCCCGCTCACGCGCCTATCGCAACAGGAGCCGGCATGACCGAAGACGTCCAACTCCGCGACCAGGCCGCGCACGACGCGGCGGCCCGCGCGGCCGACTACGAACACGGCTGGTCGGCCGAGATCGATACCGAGTTCGCCGAAAAGGGCCTCACCGAAGACACCGTCCGCTTCATCAGCGCCAAGAAGGGCGAGCCCGAATGGATGCTCGAGTGGCGGCTGAAGGCGTTCCGCCTGTGGCAGACGATGGCCGAGCCCGACTGGGCCAAGCTCGGCTACCCCGAGATCGATTACCAGGACGCCTATTACTACGCCGCCCCGCGCAAGAAGCCGGAGCTCGATTCGCTCGACGACCTCGATCCCGAGATCAAGGCGGTTTACGACAAGCTCGGCATCCCGCTGGGCGAACAGGAAGTGCTCGCGGGCGTCCGCAAGGTCGCGGTCGACGCGGTGTTCGATTCGGTCAGCGTGGCGACCAGCTTCCGCGCCGAGCTCGAGCGCGCGGGCGTGATCTTCCGCTCCATCTCCGAGGCGATCCGCGAATATCCCGAACAGGTGAAGAAGTGGCTCGGCAAGGTGGTGCCGCAGCACGACAACTACTTCGCGACGTTGAACAGCGCGGTCTTCTCCGACGGGACCTTCGTCTACATCCCCGAGGGCGTGCGCTGCCCCATGGAGCTCAGCACCTATTTCCGCATCAATGCGGAGAATACCGGACAGTTCGAACGCACGCTGATCGTGGCCGAGAAGGGCAGCTACGTCAGCTATCTCGAAGGCTGCACCGCGCCGATGCGCGACGAGAACCAGCTCCACGCCGCGGTGGTGGAACTGGTCGCGATGGAAGATGCCGAGATCAAGTACTCGACCGTGCAGAACTGGTACCCCGGCGACGCGAACGGCAAGGGCGGGATCTACAACTTCGTCACCAAGCGCGCGCTGTGCCAGGGCGCGCGCAGCAAGGTGAGCTGGACCCAGGTCGAAACCGGCAGCGCGGTGACGTGGAAGTACCCGAGCTGCGTGCTCAACGGGAAGGATTCGGTCGGCGAGTTCTACTCGGTCGCGGTCACCAACAACTTCCAGCAGGCCGACACCGGCACCAAGATGATCCACAACGGCAGCGGCAGCCGCTCGACGATCATCTCGAAGGGCATTTCGGCTGGCAAGAGCGACAACACCTACCGCGGCCTCGTCCGCGTCGCCGCCAATGCGGACGGCGTGCGCAACTTCACCCAGTGCGATTCTCTCCTGCTCGGCGACAAGTGCGGCGCGCACACCGTGCCCTATATCGAGGTCAAGAACCCCACCGCGCAGATCGAACACGAGGCGACGACCAGCAAGATCAGCGACGATCAGCTGTTCTACGCCATGCAGCGCGGGCTCGGGCAGGAGGAAGCGGTGGCGCTGATCGTCAACGGCTTCGCCAAGGACGTGCTGAAGGAACTTCCGATGGAATTCGCTGTCGAGGCGCAGAAGCTGCTGGCGATCTCGCTCGAGGGGAGCGTGGGGTGAAGGTGCTTCGCGTTGCTCTTTGCGTTCTAGCCTTCTCAATAAGTCCGGCTTTGCTTG
This window harbors:
- a CDS encoding RrF2 family transcriptional regulator; protein product: MRLSNFADYAVVTMSAAARHCGGARTSAGELAIETGLPAPTVAKVVSKLTAAGLLRSVRGAKGGLQLARPAAAISLADIVEAVEGPIALAACIEGEDCAAHHDCRVRPHWPIVNETLRGALAGVPLTRLSQQEPA
- the sufB gene encoding Fe-S cluster assembly protein SufB → MTEDVQLRDQAAHDAAARAADYEHGWSAEIDTEFAEKGLTEDTVRFISAKKGEPEWMLEWRLKAFRLWQTMAEPDWAKLGYPEIDYQDAYYYAAPRKKPELDSLDDLDPEIKAVYDKLGIPLGEQEVLAGVRKVAVDAVFDSVSVATSFRAELERAGVIFRSISEAIREYPEQVKKWLGKVVPQHDNYFATLNSAVFSDGTFVYIPEGVRCPMELSTYFRINAENTGQFERTLIVAEKGSYVSYLEGCTAPMRDENQLHAAVVELVAMEDAEIKYSTVQNWYPGDANGKGGIYNFVTKRALCQGARSKVSWTQVETGSAVTWKYPSCVLNGKDSVGEFYSVAVTNNFQQADTGTKMIHNGSGSRSTIISKGISAGKSDNTYRGLVRVAANADGVRNFTQCDSLLLGDKCGAHTVPYIEVKNPTAQIEHEATTSKISDDQLFYAMQRGLGQEEAVALIVNGFAKDVLKELPMEFAVEAQKLLAISLEGSVG